In Coleofasciculus sp. FACHB-T130, the following proteins share a genomic window:
- a CDS encoding VWA domain-containing protein: protein MSAEDRDYTLIIDKSGSMSTPDQPGGRSRWDAAQESTLALARKCEQFDPDGITVYLFSSRFKRYENVNSSKVAQIFQENDPAGTTNLAGVLQDAIAAYFQRKAAGQTKVGGETILVVTDGEPDDRKGVMRAIIEASRQMERDEELAISMIQVGSDATAARFLKALDDDLQGAGAKFDICDTITLDDMADMTLAEVLLNAIAD from the coding sequence ATGAGCGCAGAAGATCGGGATTATACGTTAATTATTGACAAAAGCGGCAGTATGTCTACGCCAGACCAGCCGGGAGGCAGAAGCCGCTGGGATGCGGCACAAGAGTCTACCTTGGCGTTGGCGCGAAAATGCGAACAGTTTGACCCGGATGGGATCACAGTTTACTTATTTTCCAGCCGATTTAAACGCTATGAGAATGTGAATTCCAGTAAAGTCGCACAAATTTTTCAAGAAAACGACCCGGCTGGCACAACTAATTTGGCAGGTGTATTACAAGATGCGATCGCTGCCTACTTTCAGCGGAAAGCAGCCGGTCAGACTAAGGTGGGTGGTGAAACCATTTTGGTGGTCACAGATGGTGAACCCGATGACCGAAAAGGCGTGATGCGGGCGATTATTGAGGCGTCCCGACAGATGGAACGCGATGAAGAACTGGCGATTTCGATGATTCAAGTAGGGTCAGACGCTACAGCAGCTCGGTTTTTAAAGGCGTTGGATGATGACTTACAAGGTGCAGGGGCAAAGTTTGATATCTGCGACACGATAACGCTGGATGACATGGCAGATATGACCTTGGCGGAAGTGCTGCTCAATGCGATCGCTGACTAA
- a CDS encoding VWA domain-containing protein translates to MAEDRDYTLIIDKSGSMSTPEPPSGRSRWETAEESTLALARKCEKFDPDGITLYLFSGRFKRFDNVTSSKVAQIFQENDPSGTTNLADVLKNATDNYFERKAAGQTKPNGETILVITDGEPDDRKAVMRVIIEASRRMDRDEELAISFIQVGSDQTASRFLKALDDDLQGAGAKFDICDTVTLDDMEGMTLQEVLLNAIND, encoded by the coding sequence GTGGCAGAAGACCGTGACTATACATTAATCATCGATAAAAGCGGGAGTATGTCTACCCCAGAGCCACCGAGCGGTAGAAGCCGTTGGGAAACCGCAGAGGAATCTACTCTGGCGTTGGCGAGAAAATGTGAAAAGTTCGATCCCGATGGGATTACGCTTTACCTATTTTCCGGTCGGTTTAAGCGATTTGATAATGTGACTTCTAGCAAGGTAGCGCAGATATTCCAAGAAAACGATCCCTCTGGCACTACGAATCTTGCCGATGTCTTGAAAAACGCCACCGACAACTACTTTGAGCGGAAGGCGGCTGGTCAGACTAAGCCAAATGGCGAGACAATTCTAGTGATTACAGATGGTGAACCCGATGACCGCAAAGCCGTGATGCGGGTGATTATTGAAGCCTCTCGCCGAATGGATAGAGATGAAGAATTAGCCATCTCCTTTATTCAAGTGGGTTCGGATCAAACGGCGAGTCGGTTTCTGAAAGCCTTGGATGATGATTTGCAAGGTGCCGGGGCAAAGTTTGATATTTGCGACACTGTAACGCTGGATGACATGGAGGGCATGACTTTACAGGAAGTGTTGCTCAACGCCATTAACGACTAG
- a CDS encoding VWA domain-containing protein produces MVENRDYTLIIDKSGSMSMTDQPGGKSRWVMMQESTLALASKCEEFDPDGITIYLFSGRFKRYDNVNASKVAQIFRENEPSGRTDLAAVLLDATNNYFQRKAAGQTKPNGDTILVVTDGEPDDRKAVMKVIIEASRRMDRDEELAISFIQVGTDAQATKFLKVLDDELQSAGAKFDICDTVTMDDMEDMTLTEVLINAIID; encoded by the coding sequence ATGGTAGAAAACCGCGACTATACATTAATTATTGACAAAAGCGGCAGTATGTCGATGACAGACCAGCCAGGCGGGAAAAGCCGCTGGGTCATGATGCAGGAGTCTACTCTCGCTTTAGCCAGTAAATGTGAAGAATTTGATCCGGATGGCATCACTATCTATCTATTTTCCGGTCGATTCAAACGCTATGACAATGTAAACGCCAGTAAAGTCGCACAAATTTTCCGCGAAAACGAACCGTCTGGACGCACTGACTTAGCGGCAGTCCTTCTAGATGCGACGAATAACTACTTCCAGCGTAAAGCAGCAGGACAAACCAAGCCCAATGGAGATACCATTTTGGTCGTCACAGATGGGGAACCGGATGACCGGAAAGCGGTAATGAAGGTAATTATTGAAGCGTCGCGCCGTATGGATCGGGATGAAGAACTCGCGATTTCCTTTATCCAAGTTGGCACAGACGCGCAGGCAACAAAATTTCTGAAAGTGCTGGATGATGAACTGCAAAGTGCTGGAGCGAAGTTTGATATCTGCGACACGGTGACGATGGATGACATGGAGGACATGACCCTGACGGAAGTGTTGATCAATGCCATTATTGACTAA
- a CDS encoding NAD(P)H-quinone oxidoreductase subunit N, giving the protein MALITIGNQFVKDLEKSGALGTYVPLEGGFEGRYQRRLRAAGYTTLSLSARGLGDVATYLTGVHGVRPAHLGKKDIRVYYVPPIVTYQLEQLPPKSKGLVLWIIEGHVLSREEVEYLTTLPSIEPRLKIAVEMGGDRAFRWTPLKNAIAAA; this is encoded by the coding sequence ATGGCACTGATCACCATCGGCAATCAATTCGTCAAAGACTTGGAAAAGTCAGGTGCTTTAGGAACGTATGTACCCTTAGAAGGAGGGTTTGAAGGGCGTTACCAGCGGCGGTTGCGTGCAGCTGGCTATACCACTTTAAGCCTATCAGCACGGGGACTCGGCGACGTAGCAACGTATTTAACTGGTGTACACGGCGTTCGTCCCGCGCATTTGGGCAAGAAAGACATTCGTGTTTACTACGTGCCACCTATCGTGACCTATCAGTTGGAACAACTACCTCCCAAATCGAAGGGACTGGTGCTGTGGATAATTGAAGGACACGTATTGTCTCGTGAGGAAGTGGAATATTTAACCACCTTGCCAAGTATAGAGCCACGCCTAAAGATTGCTGTAGAAATGGGAGGCGATCGCGCTTTCCGCTGGACACCACTTAAAAACGCGATCGCTGCTGCTTAA
- the rplC gene encoding 50S ribosomal protein L3: MSVGILGTKLGMTQIFDETGKAIPVTVIQAGPCTVTQIKTKATDGYTAVQLGYKEVKPKSLNKPELGHLAKSSAPPLKKLREYRFENVGEFELGQELKPDIFTAGQIVDVIGTSIGKGFAGYQKRHNFKRGPMSHGSKNHRLPGSIGPGTTPGRVYPGKRMAGRLGGTRVTIRKLTVVRVDAERNLLLIKGAVPGKPGALVNIVPAKKVGRK, encoded by the coding sequence GTGTCTGTTGGTATCCTCGGCACCAAACTCGGCATGACCCAAATATTTGACGAAACAGGAAAAGCAATTCCTGTGACGGTCATTCAAGCAGGGCCATGCACCGTTACGCAAATTAAAACCAAAGCAACAGATGGCTATACTGCCGTCCAGCTTGGTTATAAAGAAGTCAAACCCAAGAGTTTGAACAAGCCTGAATTGGGTCACTTGGCAAAATCAAGCGCTCCTCCCTTGAAAAAACTGCGAGAGTATCGCTTTGAGAATGTGGGAGAGTTTGAACTAGGGCAAGAACTCAAACCAGATATTTTTACTGCGGGTCAAATTGTGGATGTAATCGGCACAAGCATCGGAAAAGGCTTCGCCGGTTATCAAAAACGCCATAATTTTAAGCGAGGGCCTATGTCCCACGGTTCCAAAAACCACCGTCTACCTGGTTCGATCGGCCCTGGAACCACACCGGGGCGTGTTTATCCCGGTAAGCGGATGGCAGGTCGTCTAGGTGGTACGCGCGTTACCATTCGCAAATTGACAGTAGTGCGGGTAGACGCAGAACGCAATTTACTACTGATCAAGGGAGCGGTTCCTGGTAAGCCAGGGGCGCTGGTTAATATTGTTCCTGCCAAGAAAGTAGGTCGAAAGTAG
- the rplD gene encoding 50S ribosomal protein L4, protein MVNCVVRNWNGEEVGQATLELKVAKEENAAHIVHRALVRQQANARQGTASTKTRAEVRGGGRKPWRQKGTGRARAGSIRSPLWRGGGVIFGPKPRDYDTKMNRKERRLALRTAFFSRAEDMIVVEEFADKLPRPKTKELVEAIARWGVQPDSKVLLILAEREENVYLSARNVAKMKIIPATQLNIFDLLAADKIVTTPSALAKIQEVYSESV, encoded by the coding sequence ATGGTTAACTGTGTAGTACGAAACTGGAACGGGGAAGAGGTCGGACAGGCAACTCTAGAATTAAAAGTTGCTAAAGAAGAGAATGCGGCTCATATTGTCCACCGAGCCTTAGTAAGGCAACAGGCGAATGCTCGTCAAGGCACAGCCAGCACCAAAACCCGCGCGGAAGTTAGGGGGGGAGGTCGTAAGCCTTGGCGTCAAAAAGGGACGGGTCGCGCTCGTGCTGGGTCGATTCGTTCACCACTGTGGCGAGGCGGCGGTGTCATCTTTGGTCCCAAGCCAAGAGACTATGATACAAAGATGAACCGGAAGGAACGGCGTTTAGCACTGAGAACCGCCTTCTTTAGCCGAGCTGAAGACATGATTGTGGTGGAGGAATTTGCTGACAAGTTGCCTCGGCCTAAGACTAAAGAATTGGTAGAAGCGATCGCACGTTGGGGCGTCCAACCAGATTCTAAAGTCCTGCTGATCCTAGCTGAACGGGAAGAAAACGTTTATTTGTCAGCCCGGAACGTTGCCAAAATGAAGATCATCCCTGCCACCCAATTGAATATCTTTGACCTGTTGGCAGCTGACAAAATCGTGACAACGCCATCCGCCCTTGCCAAAATTCAGGAGGTTTACAGTGAGTCAGTATAA
- a CDS encoding 50S ribosomal protein L23, whose product MSQYNPRELADLVYRPIVTEKATLLMEQNKYVFEVVPKATKPEIKAAIEDLFKVKVVSVNTLRLPRKKRRVGKFAGFKPQYKRAIVTLASGETITLFPEV is encoded by the coding sequence GTGAGTCAGTATAACCCCCGCGAACTTGCGGATCTGGTGTATCGACCGATCGTAACTGAAAAGGCAACTCTGCTGATGGAGCAGAACAAGTATGTCTTTGAAGTTGTTCCCAAAGCGACTAAGCCAGAAATTAAAGCAGCAATTGAAGACCTGTTTAAAGTAAAGGTTGTGAGTGTGAATACCCTTCGCCTACCGCGCAAAAAGCGCCGCGTCGGCAAATTTGCAGGGTTTAAGCCTCAGTACAAGCGAGCAATTGTAACTCTGGCAAGCGGAGAAACCATCACCCTCTTCCCAGAAGTTTAA
- the rplB gene encoding 50S ribosomal protein L2, producing the protein MGIRSYRPYTPSTRQVTISDFAEVTRSEPEKSLTYTKHRPKGRNNRGVITSRRRGGGHKQLYREIDFRRDKRNIPAKVATIEYDPNRNARIALVYYQDGEKRYILHPVGLTVGTVITAGPDAPIEIGNALPLSKIPLGTAVHNVELTAGRGGQIVRAAGATAQVVAKEGDYVTIKLPSGEVRMIRRECYATIGQVGNVEHRNLSAGKAGRNRWKGRRPKVRGSVMNPVDHPHGGGEGRAPIGRSGPVTPWGKPTLGAKTRKRNKPSNKLIVRRRRKSSKRGRGGRES; encoded by the coding sequence ATGGGCATCCGTTCTTATCGGCCTTATACTCCCAGTACTCGTCAAGTGACCATTTCGGACTTTGCCGAAGTTACGCGGAGTGAGCCGGAAAAGTCACTAACCTACACAAAGCACCGCCCCAAAGGTCGAAACAATCGTGGGGTGATTACTAGCCGCCGTCGAGGTGGTGGTCATAAACAACTCTATCGGGAAATCGATTTTCGCCGCGATAAGCGTAATATCCCGGCAAAAGTGGCAACCATTGAGTACGATCCAAATCGCAATGCCCGGATTGCCCTGGTTTATTACCAGGATGGCGAAAAGCGGTATATTCTTCACCCAGTCGGCTTAACCGTCGGTACAGTTATCACTGCTGGCCCAGACGCCCCAATTGAAATTGGCAACGCATTACCATTAAGCAAAATTCCGTTAGGAACTGCCGTTCACAACGTAGAACTGACTGCTGGACGGGGCGGGCAAATTGTTCGCGCTGCTGGTGCCACTGCACAAGTAGTCGCTAAAGAAGGTGACTATGTCACCATCAAGCTACCCTCCGGTGAAGTCCGCATGATCCGCCGCGAGTGCTACGCTACCATCGGACAAGTCGGCAATGTTGAGCATCGCAACTTGAGTGCTGGTAAAGCTGGTCGTAATCGCTGGAAGGGACGCCGTCCAAAGGTAAGAGGCAGTGTCATGAACCCAGTCGATCACCCACATGGTGGTGGTGAGGGACGGGCACCAATTGGTAGAAGTGGACCAGTCACACCTTGGGGTAAGCCAACTTTAGGTGCTAAGACCCGTAAGCGGAACAAGCCAAGCAATAAATTAATTGTCCGGCGTCGTCGCAAATCTTCCAAGCGAGGTCGGGGCGGTCGGGAGTCCTAG
- the rpsS gene encoding 30S ribosomal protein S19 — translation MGRSLKKGPFVADHLLKKIENLNARGDKQVIKTWSRASTVLPQMVGHTIAVHNGRTHVPVYVTEQMVGHKLGEFAPTRTFRGHSKDSKAKR, via the coding sequence ATGGGTCGTTCTCTTAAAAAAGGTCCTTTTGTTGCGGACCATTTGTTGAAAAAGATTGAAAATTTGAATGCTAGGGGCGATAAGCAGGTTATTAAAACTTGGTCTCGTGCTTCAACTGTATTACCGCAAATGGTAGGTCACACCATTGCGGTTCATAACGGGCGGACTCACGTGCCAGTTTACGTCACCGAGCAAATGGTAGGGCATAAGTTGGGAGAATTCGCTCCAACTCGCACCTTCCGGGGACACTCGAAAGATTCCAAGGCAAAGAGGTAA
- the rplV gene encoding 50S ribosomal protein L22, with protein sequence MAVDTTEEVKAIARYIRMSPHKVRRVLDQIRGRSYREALIVLEFMPYRACDPVRKVLRSAAANAEHNAGLDPARLVVSKAYADQGSTLKRFRPRAQGRAYQIRKPTCHITVAVAQAAADE encoded by the coding sequence ATGGCAGTTGATACTACAGAAGAAGTGAAAGCGATCGCGCGATACATCCGGATGTCTCCCCACAAGGTGCGCCGGGTTCTCGACCAAATTCGGGGACGCTCCTATCGGGAAGCACTGATCGTTCTGGAATTTATGCCCTATCGGGCTTGCGATCCCGTCCGCAAGGTACTGCGCTCAGCAGCCGCCAATGCCGAACATAACGCCGGTTTAGATCCCGCGAGATTAGTGGTTTCTAAGGCTTATGCTGACCAAGGCTCAACCTTGAAGCGCTTCCGACCCCGCGCTCAAGGTCGTGCATATCAAATTCGTAAACCAACGTGTCATATCACTGTAGCTGTTGCACAAGCAGCGGCAGATGAATAA
- the rpsC gene encoding 30S ribosomal protein S3 has product MGQKIHPIGFRLGITQEHRSRWFADAKRYPELLQEDHTIRQVVEKKLSNAGISQVRIERKADQIDLEIHTARPGVVVGRGGTGIEVLRGDLQEALGGGNRQIRINVIEVARVDADAGLIAEYIAQQLERRVSFRRVVRQAIQRAQRAEVQGIKVQVSGRLNGAEIARTEWTREGRVPLHTLRANIDYAYRTAKTIYGILGVKVWIFKGEVIPGQEEIPAPNNAQPRRRQQRRRQQFEDRSNE; this is encoded by the coding sequence GTGGGACAGAAAATTCATCCAATTGGTTTTCGGCTGGGGATTACCCAAGAACATCGCTCCCGTTGGTTTGCGGATGCTAAGCGCTACCCAGAACTCCTGCAAGAAGACCACACTATTCGGCAGGTCGTAGAGAAAAAACTCAGTAACGCTGGTATCTCCCAAGTACGGATTGAGCGCAAAGCCGATCAAATTGACTTAGAAATCCACACAGCTCGACCGGGTGTTGTGGTAGGTCGCGGTGGTACTGGAATTGAAGTATTACGCGGCGATCTTCAAGAAGCTTTAGGCGGTGGCAATCGTCAAATTCGGATCAACGTGATCGAAGTAGCACGGGTAGATGCCGACGCCGGACTGATTGCTGAGTATATTGCTCAACAGTTAGAGCGACGAGTTTCCTTCCGGCGCGTCGTGCGTCAAGCGATTCAACGTGCCCAACGAGCTGAAGTCCAGGGAATTAAAGTACAAGTCAGCGGACGGTTAAACGGGGCGGAAATTGCCCGAACCGAGTGGACAAGGGAAGGCAGAGTTCCTCTGCATACTCTTCGAGCCAACATTGACTACGCTTACCGCACTGCCAAAACTATTTACGGCATTCTTGGCGTTAAAGTTTGGATCTTCAAAGGTGAAGTGATTCCTGGTCAGGAAGAAATTCCGGCTCCTAACAACGCTCAGCCTAGACGTCGTCAACAGCGTCGTCGCCAGCAATTTGAAGACCGCTCTAATGAATAG
- the rplP gene encoding 50S ribosomal protein L16: protein MLSPRRTKFRKQQRGRMNGLATRGSSLNFGDFGLQSTEPSWITSRQIEASRRAMTRYIRRGGKIWIRIFPDKPVTMRPAETRMGSGKGSPEFWVAVVKPGRILFEIAGVPEETAREAMRLASHKLPIKTKFITREEEGTV from the coding sequence ATGTTAAGTCCCAGAAGAACAAAATTTCGCAAACAGCAGCGCGGGCGGATGAACGGTTTGGCAACTCGCGGCAGTAGCCTAAACTTCGGTGACTTTGGCCTCCAATCCACAGAACCTTCTTGGATTACCTCCCGTCAAATTGAAGCCAGCCGCCGAGCCATGACCCGCTACATCCGTCGGGGTGGAAAAATCTGGATTCGGATCTTCCCCGATAAACCAGTTACAATGCGCCCTGCTGAAACCCGTATGGGTTCTGGTAAAGGTTCGCCAGAATTTTGGGTAGCTGTCGTGAAGCCAGGCCGGATCTTGTTTGAGATTGCTGGGGTTCCTGAAGAAACCGCCAGGGAGGCGATGCGTCTAGCTTCCCACAAGTTGCCAATTAAGACGAAGTTCATCACTCGTGAAGAAGAAGGGACTGTGTGA
- the rpmC gene encoding 50S ribosomal protein L29 — MALPKIEEARNLGDRELAEEILAVKRQLFDLRLQQATRRLEKLHQFKHTKHRLGQLLTVEGERQRAAKAQKPQPDATSEE, encoded by the coding sequence ATGGCTCTGCCCAAGATAGAAGAAGCCAGAAATTTAGGCGATCGAGAACTGGCTGAAGAAATTTTAGCTGTCAAGCGTCAGCTGTTTGATTTACGGCTGCAACAGGCAACCCGACGCTTGGAAAAGTTACACCAGTTCAAGCATACGAAGCATCGTTTAGGTCAGCTCCTAACTGTAGAAGGGGAGCGGCAACGGGCTGCAAAGGCTCAAAAGCCACAACCAGATGCAACATCCGAGGAGTAG
- the rpsQ gene encoding 30S ribosomal protein S17, with amino-acid sequence MAVKERVGLVVSDKMQKTVVVAVENRSPHPKYGKIVVRTKRYKAHDEENQCKVGDRVRISETRPLSRTKRWAVAEILNREVQ; translated from the coding sequence ATGGCAGTTAAAGAACGAGTTGGCTTGGTCGTCAGCGACAAGATGCAAAAGACCGTAGTGGTTGCTGTCGAGAACCGCTCACCGCACCCTAAGTACGGAAAAATTGTAGTGCGTACAAAGCGTTACAAAGCTCACGACGAAGAAAATCAGTGCAAGGTAGGCGATCGCGTCCGGATTTCCGAAACACGGCCTCTAAGCCGCACCAAACGATGGGCAGTCGCTGAAATTCTCAACCGTGAGGTTCAATAA
- the rplN gene encoding 50S ribosomal protein L14, whose amino-acid sequence MIQPQSYLNVADNSGARKLMCIRVLGASGRRYAGVGDVIIAVVKDAIPNMAVKKSDVVRAVIVRTRKNMRRDSGMSIRFDDNAAVIINADGNPRGTRVFGPVARELRDKNFTKIVSLAPEVL is encoded by the coding sequence ATGATTCAGCCCCAATCTTACCTTAATGTCGCCGACAACAGCGGCGCTCGTAAATTGATGTGCATCCGCGTCTTAGGTGCCAGTGGCCGACGCTATGCCGGTGTTGGCGACGTAATCATTGCGGTCGTCAAAGATGCCATTCCCAATATGGCGGTTAAAAAGTCGGATGTTGTGCGAGCCGTGATTGTCCGTACCCGAAAAAATATGCGCCGGGACAGCGGTATGAGTATTCGCTTCGATGATAACGCCGCCGTCATCATCAACGCAGATGGCAACCCTAGAGGGACGCGCGTTTTTGGGCCAGTTGCACGCGAGCTGCGCGACAAAAACTTCACCAAAATTGTTTCTCTAGCTCCGGAGGTGCTCTAA
- the rplX gene encoding 50S ribosomal protein L24, with the protein MAAKKQSKRNGTKLPQRYKMHVKKGDTVQVIAGRDKGKVGEILRTLPQESRVIVKGINIKTKHVKPQQEGESGQIVTVEAPIHSSNVMLYSAQQKIASRICYTLNEEGRKVRMLKKTGEIID; encoded by the coding sequence ATGGCCGCAAAAAAACAGTCTAAAAGAAACGGGACGAAGCTTCCCCAGCGCTATAAAATGCATGTCAAAAAAGGCGACACAGTACAAGTGATTGCCGGTCGTGATAAAGGCAAGGTTGGTGAAATTTTGCGGACGCTTCCCCAAGAAAGTCGAGTAATTGTCAAAGGCATCAACATTAAAACCAAGCACGTTAAACCTCAGCAAGAAGGTGAATCCGGTCAAATCGTGACAGTAGAGGCACCAATCCATAGCTCTAACGTGATGCTTTACTCGGCTCAACAAAAGATTGCCAGCCGCATTTGCTACACCTTGAATGAAGAAGGACGCAAAGTGCGGATGCTCAAAAAAACGGGTGAAATTATTGACTAA
- the rplE gene encoding 50S ribosomal protein L5, whose translation MTQKLKTLYQDTIVPKLMTQFNYTNTHQVPKVIKVTVNRGLGEASTNAKALESSLAEIAKITGQKPVVTRAKKAIAGFKLRQGMPVGVMVTLRADRMYAFLDRLINLSLPRIRDFRGISPKSFDGRGNYSLGIREQLIFPEIEYDSIDQIRGMDISIITTANTDEEGRALLKEMGMPFRDQ comes from the coding sequence ATGACACAAAAACTGAAAACGCTGTACCAAGATACGATCGTTCCTAAACTGATGACTCAGTTTAATTACACGAATACCCATCAGGTACCCAAAGTCATAAAGGTTACGGTTAATCGAGGTCTAGGTGAGGCTTCTACCAACGCTAAAGCGTTGGAATCTTCCCTTGCTGAAATTGCCAAAATTACGGGTCAAAAACCAGTAGTGACGCGGGCGAAAAAGGCGATCGCTGGATTTAAACTTCGCCAAGGGATGCCAGTCGGCGTGATGGTGACTCTGCGGGCGGATCGGATGTATGCCTTTCTCGACCGATTAATTAACCTGTCCTTGCCACGGATTCGGGACTTTCGCGGCATTAGTCCCAAGAGCTTTGATGGTCGGGGAAATTACAGCCTAGGCATTAGAGAACAGCTGATATTTCCAGAAATCGAATACGACAGCATCGACCAAATTCGGGGCATGGACATTTCCATTATTACTACAGCAAATACCGACGAAGAAGGCCGCGCCTTGCTAAAAGAAATGGGAATGCCTTTCCGGGATCAATGA
- the rpsH gene encoding 30S ribosomal protein S8, with product MAANDTISDMLTRIRNANLARHQTTEIPATKMTRSIAKVLREEGFIAEFEEVGEGIKQHLLISLKYKGKNRQPIINTLKRVSKPGLRVYSNRKELPRVLGGIGIAIISTSSGIMTDREARRQGVGGEVLCYIW from the coding sequence ATGGCGGCAAACGACACAATTTCAGATATGCTGACTCGCATTCGGAATGCGAATCTGGCGCGGCACCAAACAACAGAAATACCAGCGACAAAGATGACTCGCAGTATTGCCAAAGTCCTCAGGGAGGAAGGCTTTATTGCTGAATTTGAAGAAGTTGGCGAAGGGATTAAGCAACACTTGCTAATTTCTCTAAAGTACAAAGGCAAAAACCGTCAACCGATTATTAATACCTTAAAGCGGGTCAGCAAACCTGGTCTGCGGGTCTACTCTAACCGCAAAGAACTACCCCGCGTGCTGGGCGGTATCGGAATTGCGATCATTTCTACCTCCAGCGGCATTATGACTGACCGGGAAGCACGGCGTCAGGGTGTAGGTGGAGAAGTGCTTTGCTACATCTGGTAG
- the rplF gene encoding 50S ribosomal protein L6, with product MSRIGKRPINIPAKVQVSIEGQHVAVKGPKGELSRVLPSEVSIEQEGETILVKRRDESRAARQRHGLSRTLIANMVDGVSQGFQRRLEIQGVGYRAAVQGRNLILSVGYSHPVQIEPPDGVQMAVENNTNVVVSGIDKEIVGNIAARIRAVRPPEVYKGKGIRYAGEVVRRKAGKAGKK from the coding sequence ATGTCTCGTATTGGCAAACGCCCTATTAATATTCCTGCTAAGGTACAAGTCTCGATCGAAGGGCAACATGTTGCAGTGAAAGGGCCTAAAGGAGAACTATCCAGGGTTCTACCATCTGAGGTGAGTATAGAGCAGGAGGGAGAAACGATCTTAGTCAAGCGGCGGGATGAATCTCGCGCAGCTCGTCAACGCCACGGTCTTTCTCGTACTCTGATTGCCAACATGGTCGATGGAGTTTCCCAAGGATTTCAGCGTCGTCTAGAAATCCAGGGAGTCGGTTATCGTGCGGCAGTTCAAGGTCGCAATCTGATTCTGAGCGTGGGTTACAGTCATCCAGTTCAGATTGAACCTCCCGACGGTGTTCAAATGGCCGTAGAAAACAACACAAATGTAGTTGTAAGCGGCATTGATAAAGAAATCGTAGGAAATATCGCTGCTCGAATCCGTGCTGTCCGTCCACCGGAAGTTTACAAGGGTAAAGGCATTCGCTATGCGGGTGAAGTCGTAAGACGTAAAGCTGGAAAGGCAGGTAAGAAGTAA
- the rplR gene encoding 50S ribosomal protein L18 has product MKLTRKELIQRRHHRVRRKVNGSSERPRLAVFRSNQHIYVQVIDDTQQRTLACASTLEPDLKSQLTTGASCAASVEVGKLIAQRAIAQGISRVVFDRGGNLYHGRIKALADAAREAGLDF; this is encoded by the coding sequence ATGAAGCTAACTCGTAAAGAACTAATTCAACGTCGGCATCACCGGGTGCGGCGTAAGGTAAATGGCAGTAGTGAGCGTCCTCGGTTAGCTGTCTTTCGATCCAATCAGCACATTTATGTCCAGGTAATTGACGACACTCAACAACGTACTCTTGCCTGTGCCTCAACTTTGGAACCGGATCTAAAATCACAGTTAACAACAGGAGCTTCCTGTGCCGCCTCTGTTGAGGTAGGCAAGTTAATTGCTCAGCGAGCGATCGCTCAAGGCATTTCAAGGGTTGTCTTTGACCGAGGCGGCAACCTTTATCACGGTCGAATCAAAGCCCTAGCAGACGCTGCTCGCGAAGCTGGGTTGGATTTCTAA